A stretch of the Luteitalea sp. genome encodes the following:
- the map gene encoding type I methionyl aminopeptidase, which produces MIVCKSPAEIEKLRRANQLVVRILEELHSLVVPGATTQEIDWRAEQLAADAGAEPAFKGYRGFPYTICASVNEQVVHGFPSNRSLAQGDILSIDMGVRLDGYYGDCAVTLPVGRISAETQHLLEVTQQALDAGIAQVRVGRRVSDIGHAVQAHVEAHGYSVVREFVGHGVGTRLHEEPQVPNYGPPGRGPRLAEGMVLAIEPMVNMGKAAVRVLRDGWTAVTVDGSLSAHFEHTIAVTTTGPDILTLLPRPTETRQAPGRRAVLDAVAAVHHRL; this is translated from the coding sequence GTGATCGTCTGTAAGTCGCCAGCCGAAATCGAGAAGTTGCGCCGCGCGAACCAGCTCGTGGTGCGCATCCTGGAGGAGCTGCACTCCCTAGTGGTTCCGGGGGCGACCACGCAGGAGATTGATTGGCGCGCGGAGCAGCTTGCCGCCGACGCTGGGGCGGAGCCGGCGTTCAAGGGGTACCGGGGGTTCCCGTACACGATCTGCGCGTCGGTGAACGAGCAGGTCGTCCACGGGTTTCCGTCCAATCGCTCGCTTGCACAGGGAGACATCCTGTCGATTGACATGGGTGTTCGCCTGGACGGGTACTACGGGGACTGTGCGGTCACCCTGCCGGTTGGGCGCATCTCCGCGGAGACGCAGCACCTGCTGGAGGTGACGCAACAGGCGCTCGACGCTGGGATTGCGCAGGTGCGGGTCGGGCGACGGGTGTCGGACATCGGCCACGCGGTGCAGGCGCACGTCGAGGCGCACGGCTACTCGGTGGTCCGAGAGTTCGTGGGGCACGGCGTGGGTACTCGGTTGCACGAGGAGCCGCAAGTGCCGAACTACGGCCCGCCAGGCCGCGGTCCGCGGCTTGCCGAGGGTATGGTCTTGGCCATCGAGCCGATGGTCAACATGGGGAAGGCGGCGGTGCGCGTGCTGCGCGACGGCTGGACGGCTGTGACGGTCGACGGCAGCCTCTCGGCGCATTTCGAGCACACGATCGCCGTGACGACCACGGGCCCGGACATCCTCACGCTGTTGCCTAGGCCGACAGAGACACGCCAGGCGCCTGGGCGTCGCGCGGTGCTCGACGCCGTGGCTGCCGTCCATCACCGGTTGTGA
- the infA gene encoding translation initiation factor IF-1, translated as MMEEAAGLPGTIVELLPRRLFRVALDSRQGGSVVAHMTDSVRRNFVRLIEGDRVLVKLSLYDVTKGRIIGRITE; from the coding sequence ATGATGGAGGAAGCGGCGGGACTGCCGGGAACGATTGTCGAGCTGTTGCCGCGGCGTCTGTTTCGTGTGGCGCTCGACTCACGCCAGGGCGGCTCGGTGGTGGCGCACATGACCGATTCGGTGCGCCGCAATTTCGTTCGGCTGATCGAGGGTGACCGCGTGCTCGTCAAGCTTTCTCTCTACGACGTCACGAAAGGCCGAATCATTGGGAGAATCACTGAGTAG
- the rpmJ gene encoding 50S ribosomal protein L36 has protein sequence MKVRASVKRICPKCKVIRRRGVVRIICDNPKHKQRQG, from the coding sequence ATGAAAGTCCGAGCATCGGTCAAGCGCATTTGTCCGAAATGCAAAGTGATTCGCCGACGTGGTGTCGTGCGGATCATTTGCGATAACCCGAAGCACAAGCAGCGGCAAGGGTAG
- the rpsM gene encoding 30S ribosomal protein S13, producing the protein MARIAGIDLPRQKRVEVGLTYIYGIGRKRSNDILQAAEVSADTRVKDLTEEHVRAISRVIEELAGVEGDLRKEISMNVKRLMEIGCYRGLRHRRSVPVRGQRTHTNARTRKGPRRGAIAKKKTV; encoded by the coding sequence ATGGCTCGCATTGCAGGCATCGATCTTCCGCGGCAGAAGCGTGTGGAAGTCGGTTTGACGTACATTTACGGGATTGGGCGCAAGCGATCCAACGATATCCTCCAAGCGGCCGAGGTAAGCGCCGACACACGCGTGAAGGATCTCACCGAGGAGCACGTCCGCGCGATCAGCCGGGTCATCGAGGAGCTAGCTGGCGTCGAGGGTGATCTCCGGAAGGAGATCTCGATGAACGTGAAGCGCCTCATGGAGATCGGCTGCTATCGCGGTTTGCGACACCGCCGCAGCGTCCCCGTGCGCGGCCAGCGGACGCACACCAACGCGCGCACGCGCAAGGGACCGCGGCGGGGCGCCATCGCCAAGAAGAAGACGGTATAA
- the rpsK gene encoding 30S ribosomal protein S11: MAKAEATHGAAPETGKKPKKKKTFKRRGEKRVVHHGVVHIQASFNNTVVTITDAEGNTVSWSSAGAIGFKGSRKGTPFAATQAAINAVSGAKQVGMRSVEVRIKGPGAGRESAIRALQSAGLDVRSIRDVTPIPHNGCRPPKRRRV; this comes from the coding sequence ATGGCCAAAGCGGAAGCAACGCATGGAGCGGCTCCCGAAACCGGGAAGAAGCCGAAGAAGAAGAAGACGTTCAAGCGGCGCGGCGAGAAGCGTGTCGTCCACCACGGCGTGGTCCACATCCAGGCGTCGTTCAACAACACGGTCGTGACCATTACGGATGCCGAAGGCAATACGGTCTCCTGGTCGAGCGCCGGCGCCATTGGGTTCAAGGGCTCGCGCAAGGGCACGCCATTTGCGGCCACTCAGGCCGCCATCAACGCGGTCAGCGGCGCGAAGCAGGTCGGGATGCGCAGCGTCGAAGTGCGCATCAAGGGGCCGGGTGCCGGCCGCGAATCGGCAATTCGCGCGCTGCAGTCTGCCGGTCTCGACGTCAGGAGCATTCGCGACGTCACACCGATCCCGCACAACGGCTGCCGTCCCCCGAAGCGGAGGCGCGTGTAG
- the rpsD gene encoding 30S ribosomal protein S4: MARYVGSVCRLCRREGMKLFLKGERCYTDRCAIERRNQPPGQQNRRARRNKLAGYGLQLREKQKVKRIYGVLEGQFRRYFDTAARTRGITGETLLQLLERRLDNVVYRLGFATSRAQARQLVRHGHFVVNGRRVDVPSFSVKAGDVIGMRSRSQKNLFVLHAMEEVKGRGIPEWLAIDGQNFQGRILALPTREQIGLPVQEQLIVELYSK; encoded by the coding sequence ATGGCGCGATACGTTGGTTCGGTCTGTCGTCTCTGCCGCCGCGAGGGCATGAAGCTGTTCCTCAAGGGTGAGCGCTGTTATACGGATAGGTGTGCCATCGAGCGGCGTAATCAGCCGCCCGGCCAGCAGAACCGCCGCGCCCGGCGCAACAAGCTCGCCGGCTATGGGCTCCAACTGCGCGAGAAGCAGAAGGTCAAGCGCATCTACGGCGTGCTCGAGGGCCAGTTCCGCCGCTATTTCGACACCGCTGCGCGCACGCGTGGAATCACCGGTGAGACGTTGCTGCAGCTGCTCGAGCGGAGGCTGGACAACGTCGTCTACCGCCTCGGATTCGCGACCTCGCGTGCCCAAGCGCGCCAGCTCGTGCGCCACGGGCACTTCGTCGTCAACGGGCGAAGGGTCGACGTCCCCTCTTTCTCGGTGAAGGCCGGCGACGTCATCGGGATGCGGTCGAGGAGCCAGAAGAATCTCTTCGTGCTGCATGCGATGGAGGAGGTCAAGGGGCGCGGCATCCCCGAGTGGTTGGCCATCGATGGCCAGAATTTCCAGGGACGGATCCTTGCGCTGCCAACCCGAGAGCAAATCGGCTTGCCGGTGCAGGAACAACTGATCGTCGAGCTGTATTCGAAGTAA
- a CDS encoding DNA-directed RNA polymerase subunit alpha has protein sequence MLWKGFQRPKRLEVDRETLTDRFGRFSAQPFERGWGTTIGNALRRVLLSSVEGAAITAVKIDGVQHEFSPIPGVVEDATDIILNLKQVPLKLHGDETKVLYVRADKAGAVLARDIQVDQDVDVLEPDAHIATVADGGHLHMEMRLKKGRGYISADRNFDEDLGIGWIPVDSVHSPVKKVNYLVEAARVGQATDYDSLTLDVWTNGSITPPDAVALAARLLREHLTIFVGIEEDLEEGLDTSGDGASVPHNDILDKSVDELELSVRSYNCLKNANIRTIRELVTKTEAEMLRTKNFGRKSLNEIKEILTSMGLGLGMRLDQPAGQPSE, from the coding sequence ATGTTGTGGAAAGGGTTTCAGCGTCCGAAGCGGTTGGAGGTGGATCGAGAGACGCTGACCGATCGGTTTGGGCGGTTCTCCGCTCAGCCATTCGAGCGAGGCTGGGGCACCACGATCGGGAACGCGCTGCGGCGCGTGTTGCTATCCTCCGTCGAGGGGGCTGCCATCACGGCAGTCAAGATCGATGGTGTGCAGCACGAGTTCTCACCCATCCCTGGCGTGGTCGAGGATGCCACCGACATCATCTTGAACCTGAAGCAGGTGCCACTGAAGCTGCATGGTGACGAGACCAAGGTGCTCTATGTCCGTGCGGACAAGGCAGGAGCCGTGCTGGCGCGTGACATCCAGGTAGACCAGGACGTGGACGTCCTCGAGCCCGATGCGCACATTGCCACCGTCGCCGACGGCGGCCACCTGCACATGGAAATGCGGCTGAAGAAGGGGCGCGGCTATATCTCCGCGGACCGAAACTTCGATGAAGACCTCGGGATCGGCTGGATTCCAGTCGACTCGGTTCACTCGCCGGTCAAGAAGGTGAACTATCTCGTCGAGGCGGCGCGTGTCGGGCAGGCGACCGACTATGACAGCCTTACGCTCGACGTGTGGACCAACGGGTCGATCACTCCGCCCGACGCGGTGGCACTCGCCGCGCGCCTGCTTCGCGAGCACCTCACGATTTTTGTCGGTATCGAGGAAGACCTCGAGGAGGGGCTCGACACGTCCGGCGACGGAGCGTCCGTCCCGCACAACGACATACTCGACAAGAGCGTCGACGAGCTGGAGCTGTCGGTACGGTCGTACAACTGTCTCAAGAACGCCAACATTCGAACCATCCGTGAGCTCGTGACGAAGACCGAGGCAGAGATGCTCCGGACGAAGAACTTCGGCCGCAAGTCGCTCAACGAGATCAAAGAGATTCTCACGAGCATGGGCCTCGGCCTCGGCATGCGGCTGGACCAACCGGCCGGTCAGCCATCGGAGTGA
- the rplQ gene encoding 50S ribosomal protein L17, whose translation MRHRLAHRKLGRLSEHRMALLRSQATALIRHERIETTLPKAKELRPFVERLITIAKRSQNGEKTPAQKLFARRLVLRDLSDRGVVAKLFDTVAPRFEGRPGGYTRILKLGFRRGDGAAIAQLELIGSEYDARPTPEATSAPKRKVGGRLRAAARRLRGGAQSSESGDQPERSPETEASSEDESTRRKSKARATEPSDTPKRARKKEQ comes from the coding sequence ATGAGACACCGTCTTGCCCACCGTAAGCTCGGGCGCCTTTCCGAACATCGGATGGCGTTGCTCCGTAGCCAGGCTACAGCACTCATCCGGCACGAGCGCATCGAGACGACCCTGCCGAAGGCGAAAGAGCTGCGGCCCTTCGTCGAGCGTCTCATCACGATTGCCAAGCGCAGTCAGAATGGCGAAAAGACGCCGGCGCAGAAGCTGTTCGCCCGCCGGCTCGTGCTGCGCGATCTCTCGGACAGGGGAGTGGTCGCCAAGCTGTTCGATACGGTAGCGCCGCGCTTCGAGGGTCGGCCTGGCGGCTACACACGGATTCTGAAGCTTGGCTTTCGTCGTGGCGACGGCGCCGCGATTGCTCAGCTCGAGCTCATCGGCAGTGAGTACGACGCGCGGCCGACACCGGAGGCGACGTCCGCGCCGAAACGAAAAGTGGGTGGGCGCCTCCGCGCTGCCGCACGCCGCTTGCGGGGCGGCGCGCAAAGCTCGGAGAGCGGCGACCAGCCGGAGCGCTCACCAGAGACCGAGGCAAGCTCGGAAGATGAGAGCACGAGGCGCAAGAGCAAGGCCCGCGCCACGGAGCCCAGCGACACGCCCAAGCGCGCTCGGAAGAAAGAACAATAG
- the fusA gene encoding elongation factor G: MKVFDAPSIRNIALVGHGGAGKTQLTAAMLFDAGSVNRLGKVDEGTSPTDYDEEEIARQHTLSATPAWLEWQKTRINLIDTPGFGNFLSDAAVGLRVVEAAVVVVDAVAGVEVQTEKVWSLASETGQPRVVVLNRFDRERASLERSLGSLRETFGRTIVPVTLPLGEEKQFRGVVNLLTMKALTYETSGDSGTFVEGEIPPELAATAKDAREALVEMVAEADDALMERFFEEGALTDEELVSGLRASVHSGKLVPLFTTSALLNIGIHPLLDALVSLLPSPVDRPFPAVERGSGSTTQVSAAADSPCRIFVWKTVADPFAGRITLFRVVTGTLRADSTLENLTRDTQERVGHLLVPQGKQTTQVSELRAGDLGAVAKLKETQTGDTLAEKSADLMFPSFKWPEPLLSYAVEPKSRADEEKISSALHRLQEEDPTIQSGRDPQTKELLISGQGQMHIEVTVAKLKRRFGVDVNLKLPRIPYLETITAATEAHGRHKKQTGGHGQFGDCKIRVEPLARGEDFAFVNDIFGGAIPRQFIPAVEKGIQDARVKGYLAGYPMVDFRVTLVDGQFHQVDSNELSFKVAGALAFKDAMARARPTLLEPIMNVEVYSPNEYAGDLMGDLNSRRGRISGMEARGTMTVIRAQVPMAEMLTYEQTLTSFTGGRGSYSMAFSHHEEVPAHLRQKVIATAKAERGEVVEEEV; this comes from the coding sequence ATGAAAGTCTTCGATGCTCCTAGCATCCGGAACATCGCCTTGGTCGGCCACGGCGGCGCGGGCAAGACTCAATTGACGGCGGCGATGCTCTTCGATGCGGGCAGCGTCAATCGGCTGGGCAAGGTTGATGAGGGCACGTCGCCCACGGACTACGACGAGGAAGAGATCGCCCGGCAGCACACCCTCTCGGCAACGCCGGCCTGGCTCGAGTGGCAGAAGACCAGGATCAACCTCATAGACACACCCGGTTTCGGCAACTTCTTGAGCGACGCCGCGGTCGGGCTGCGTGTCGTCGAGGCGGCCGTCGTTGTCGTGGACGCCGTTGCCGGCGTCGAGGTACAGACCGAAAAAGTGTGGAGCCTTGCATCTGAGACAGGCCAACCGCGCGTGGTGGTCCTCAACCGCTTCGATCGGGAGCGGGCCAGCCTCGAGCGCTCACTCGGCTCGCTGCGCGAGACGTTTGGCCGCACGATCGTTCCGGTGACACTGCCGCTCGGCGAGGAAAAACAGTTTCGCGGCGTCGTCAACCTGCTCACGATGAAGGCGTTGACCTACGAGACGAGCGGTGACAGCGGGACATTCGTGGAGGGAGAGATCCCGCCAGAGTTGGCCGCGACGGCGAAAGACGCACGGGAGGCGCTCGTCGAGATGGTTGCCGAGGCGGACGATGCCCTGATGGAGCGCTTTTTCGAAGAAGGAGCGCTGACCGACGAGGAGCTGGTGAGCGGCCTGCGAGCGAGCGTCCACAGCGGTAAGTTGGTCCCACTGTTCACGACGTCCGCGCTCCTCAACATCGGCATTCATCCCCTGCTCGACGCTCTCGTGTCGCTCCTCCCGTCGCCGGTTGATCGCCCATTCCCCGCCGTCGAGCGGGGGAGCGGCTCGACGACGCAGGTTTCCGCGGCAGCCGACTCACCGTGCCGCATCTTTGTCTGGAAGACCGTCGCAGATCCGTTCGCGGGACGCATCACGCTGTTCCGCGTTGTCACCGGCACGCTGAGAGCCGACTCGACACTGGAGAATCTCACACGCGACACGCAGGAGCGCGTCGGGCATCTACTCGTGCCACAGGGGAAGCAAACCACGCAGGTGTCCGAGCTGCGCGCAGGCGATCTGGGCGCCGTCGCGAAGCTGAAGGAAACACAAACCGGCGACACGCTGGCCGAGAAGTCCGCGGATCTGATGTTTCCTTCCTTCAAGTGGCCGGAACCTCTACTCTCCTATGCGGTCGAGCCGAAGAGTCGAGCCGACGAAGAAAAGATCAGCTCCGCACTGCATCGGCTCCAAGAGGAAGATCCAACCATTCAATCGGGACGCGATCCGCAGACAAAGGAGCTGCTCATCTCCGGGCAGGGCCAGATGCACATCGAGGTGACCGTCGCGAAGCTCAAGCGCCGCTTCGGCGTGGACGTCAACCTCAAGCTTCCGCGCATCCCGTATCTGGAGACAATCACGGCGGCAACGGAGGCACACGGCCGTCACAAGAAGCAAACCGGTGGACACGGCCAGTTCGGCGACTGCAAGATCCGCGTCGAGCCGCTAGCGAGAGGAGAGGACTTCGCGTTCGTGAACGACATCTTCGGCGGCGCGATTCCGCGCCAGTTCATCCCGGCGGTCGAGAAAGGCATTCAGGATGCTCGGGTCAAGGGGTACCTCGCGGGCTACCCGATGGTCGACTTCCGTGTCACGCTCGTCGACGGACAGTTTCACCAGGTCGACTCGAACGAGCTCTCGTTCAAAGTCGCAGGCGCCCTGGCGTTCAAGGATGCGATGGCGCGCGCCAGGCCGACGCTGCTCGAGCCGATCATGAACGTCGAAGTCTATTCGCCAAACGAGTATGCAGGCGATTTGATGGGAGACCTCAACAGCCGGCGAGGCCGGATCTCCGGCATGGAGGCGCGCGGCACGATGACGGTCATCCGTGCTCAAGTGCCAATGGCCGAGATGTTGACGTACGAGCAGACGCTCACATCGTTCACCGGCGGTCGAGGCTCGTATTCAATGGCCTTCTCGCACCACGAAGAGGTGCCCGCTCACCTTCGGCAGAAAGTCATCGCGACGGCGAAGGCTGAGCGCGGAGAGGTCGTAGAAGAAGAGGTCTAA
- a CDS encoding FAD-dependent oxidoreductase, translated as MLLLAVGLVAVIQSPAAAQPRNFDLVVYGGTAAGVMSAVSAAREGVPRVALLEPRDHLGGMVSGGLGWTDFGQKEVVGGYALEYYERAGKKYGVPIQWHLEPHVAEEIFKELVEESGVEVFYRHRLREGTGVRTDRGRIESIVMENGTTFTAKIFADATYEGDLMAQAGVSYTWGREGTDEYGESLAGVRDRTPKHQFQVQIRAVDEEGELLPEVSSERKTPAGSPDKKVQAYNFRVCMTKVPENRVPFPKPREYDPKRYELLALMLGEMDKIKRAVTESGAAAGEPIDGDPMYRLKQPWSLADVMKPDPLPHGKTDTNNNGAFSTDYIGGNYEYPDADYATRERIWQAHADYVQGFFYFLQNDPRVPKELHDEMAPWGLCKDEFLDTGHWPHQLYVREARRMIGEYVMSQKDIQQDLTKPDVIGMGSYNSDSHNIQRIVDAEGFVENEGDMQVPVTPYQIPYRLMLPKKTEMTNLLVPVCFSATHVAYSTLRMEPQYMIIGQAAGVAAKMAVDANIPVQDIDTRALMSTLRTQRAVIEWKEPAVK; from the coding sequence ATGCTGCTGCTTGCCGTCGGATTGGTCGCTGTGATTCAGTCGCCGGCCGCGGCGCAGCCTCGTAACTTCGATCTCGTCGTGTACGGTGGGACAGCTGCCGGTGTGATGAGCGCGGTTTCCGCCGCGCGTGAAGGCGTGCCGCGTGTGGCGCTGCTGGAGCCGCGCGATCATCTCGGCGGCATGGTGTCTGGCGGCCTCGGCTGGACGGACTTCGGACAAAAGGAGGTCGTCGGCGGGTATGCGCTCGAGTACTACGAGCGCGCAGGGAAGAAGTATGGCGTGCCGATTCAGTGGCATCTCGAGCCGCACGTTGCAGAGGAGATCTTCAAAGAGCTGGTCGAGGAGTCGGGCGTCGAGGTCTTCTATCGGCACCGCTTGCGTGAAGGGACCGGCGTGAGAACCGACCGCGGACGAATCGAGTCGATTGTGATGGAAAACGGCACGACGTTCACGGCCAAGATCTTTGCCGATGCGACGTACGAGGGTGATCTCATGGCGCAAGCGGGCGTCTCGTATACGTGGGGCCGCGAAGGCACCGACGAGTACGGGGAATCGCTCGCCGGCGTACGAGACCGCACGCCGAAGCATCAGTTCCAGGTGCAGATCCGTGCCGTTGACGAGGAGGGCGAGTTGCTCCCAGAGGTTTCATCGGAGCGGAAGACGCCCGCAGGCTCACCTGACAAGAAGGTGCAGGCCTACAACTTTCGCGTCTGTATGACGAAGGTTCCAGAGAACCGCGTCCCGTTCCCGAAACCCCGCGAGTACGACCCGAAGCGGTACGAGTTGTTGGCGCTGATGCTGGGAGAGATGGACAAGATCAAGCGGGCAGTGACCGAGAGCGGCGCGGCGGCCGGAGAACCGATCGACGGAGATCCGATGTATCGCCTGAAGCAACCCTGGTCGCTGGCAGACGTCATGAAGCCGGATCCACTGCCCCACGGCAAGACCGATACGAACAACAATGGGGCGTTCTCGACCGACTACATCGGCGGCAACTACGAGTATCCCGACGCTGACTATGCCACGCGCGAACGAATCTGGCAGGCACACGCGGACTACGTCCAGGGTTTCTTCTATTTCCTGCAGAACGACCCCCGGGTGCCGAAGGAGCTGCACGACGAGATGGCCCCATGGGGTTTGTGCAAGGACGAGTTCCTGGATACCGGACACTGGCCGCACCAACTCTACGTGCGCGAAGCGCGGCGGATGATCGGCGAGTACGTGATGTCACAGAAGGACATCCAGCAGGATCTCACCAAGCCGGACGTCATCGGCATGGGCTCTTACAACAGCGATTCCCACAACATTCAACGCATCGTCGACGCCGAAGGCTTCGTCGAGAACGAAGGCGACATGCAGGTGCCGGTCACGCCGTATCAGATTCCCTATCGCCTCATGCTGCCGAAGAAGACGGAGATGACGAACCTTCTCGTGCCCGTGTGCTTCTCGGCGACGCACGTCGCGTATTCAACGCTGCGAATGGAGCCGCAGTACATGATCATCGGCCAGGCGGCCGGCGTGGCGGCCAAGATGGCCGTGGATGCGAATATCCCCGTTCAAGACATCGACACGCGAGCACTCATGAGCACGCTCCGCACGCAGCGCGCGGTGATCGAATGGAAGGAACCCGCGGTGAAGTAG